The Lysinibacillus pakistanensis genome includes a window with the following:
- a CDS encoding CoA-acylating methylmalonate-semialdehyde dehydrogenase, translated as MTVQQKMKTLTHFINGVEVAGTSGRFSEVYNPSTGEVIAQAPLATKEEVKQAIQLAKAAFPGWKKTAIGKRVEVLHHFRQLLIEKQDELIALICEESGKTREDAKGEIVRGIESVDMAISAPQMLKGEYSVNVGGNINAFSAKSPLGVVATIAPFNFPVMVPLAITSMAVAVGNAVILKPSERVPISALFISKLWKEAGLPDGIWTVVNGDKEAVNELLENKEIQAISFVGSTPVAEYIYQTGTKHNKRVAAFGGGKNFMIVMPDANLEQTANAFLGAAYGAASQRCMAISGALVVGKDTEQRFTDILKEKIAQLKIGPYTDPEVDFGPVITQQSKDVIIRYIDGAIAEGANLVIDGRNPKICETSKGFYLGPTLLNNVTPDMTIFKEEVFGPARIVVGVQTLKEAIDVINYQELGNGVTMFTNSGAAARKFQEEIEVGMVGVNVPIPIPVGYHNFGGWKRSKFGEGHMFGPDQARFFTKAKTISERWPDETENTTSSFAFPSNNDVKS; from the coding sequence ATGACAGTTCAGCAAAAAATGAAAACGCTAACACATTTTATTAACGGGGTGGAGGTAGCTGGCACAAGTGGACGATTTTCAGAGGTTTATAATCCATCTACAGGAGAGGTCATTGCACAGGCTCCTTTAGCAACTAAAGAAGAGGTTAAGCAGGCGATCCAGCTAGCAAAGGCAGCATTCCCCGGATGGAAAAAAACAGCGATTGGTAAACGAGTAGAGGTTTTACATCATTTCCGTCAATTATTGATTGAAAAACAGGATGAATTGATTGCCTTGATCTGTGAGGAAAGTGGAAAAACTAGAGAAGATGCAAAGGGAGAAATTGTACGTGGTATTGAGTCTGTAGATATGGCGATAAGTGCTCCGCAAATGCTTAAGGGGGAATACTCGGTCAATGTAGGTGGTAATATTAATGCATTTTCTGCAAAGAGTCCGCTTGGGGTTGTTGCAACAATTGCTCCATTTAATTTCCCTGTAATGGTTCCACTTGCTATTACAAGTATGGCAGTTGCAGTAGGGAATGCCGTTATTTTAAAGCCATCGGAGAGGGTACCGATTTCAGCACTGTTTATAAGCAAGTTATGGAAAGAGGCAGGCCTTCCAGATGGAATTTGGACAGTCGTCAATGGCGACAAGGAAGCGGTAAATGAACTTCTTGAAAATAAGGAGATACAAGCAATTTCATTTGTTGGTTCAACACCTGTTGCTGAATATATTTATCAAACAGGTACTAAGCATAATAAACGTGTAGCTGCATTTGGTGGCGGGAAGAACTTTATGATTGTAATGCCAGATGCCAACCTAGAACAAACAGCGAATGCATTTTTAGGGGCAGCCTATGGAGCGGCTTCTCAGCGCTGTATGGCTATTTCAGGCGCACTTGTTGTTGGAAAAGATACAGAGCAACGTTTTACTGATATATTAAAAGAAAAAATTGCCCAATTGAAAATAGGGCCTTATACAGATCCTGAGGTGGATTTTGGTCCAGTAATTACACAGCAATCAAAAGATGTCATTATTCGCTATATTGATGGTGCCATTGCTGAAGGTGCAAATCTAGTGATAGATGGTCGAAATCCTAAAATATGTGAAACATCAAAAGGCTTTTACCTTGGCCCGACACTGCTAAATAATGTAACACCAGATATGACAATCTTTAAGGAAGAGGTTTTTGGTCCTGCGCGTATTGTAGTAGGTGTTCAAACATTAAAGGAAGCCATTGATGTAATCAATTATCAAGAACTGGGGAATGGAGTCACAATGTTTACGAATAGTGGTGCAGCAGCCCGTAAATTCCAAGAAGAAATTGAGGTAGGGATGGTAGGGGTTAATGTACCAATTCCAATTCCAGTAGGCTATCATAATTTTGGTGGATGGAAGCGTTCAAAATTTGGTGAAGGGCATATGTTTGGACCAGACCAAGCTCGTTTCTTTACAAAGGCAAAAACAATTTCTGAACGCTGGCCAGACGAAACGGAGAATACAACAAGTTCCTTTGCGTTTCCTAGTAATAACGATGTGAAGAGTTAA
- a CDS encoding aspartate aminotransferase family protein — MADVNLKSDVLKKDEQYVWHSMKPYNPQATYIVEKSEGARIKDTDGVEYIDAMAGLWCVNVGYGRKELADAAHEQMMKNPYAPLSQGHLPAVELAEKINELLGGDYVIFFSNSGSEANETAFKIARQYHQQKGQSSRYKIISRYRAYHGNSFGALAATGQAERKYKYEPLSPGFVHVAPPDQYREYECDTVAPTDLASVRAVDKTMTWELSDTIAAMILEPIITGGGVIMPPENYLMGIEEVCKKHGALMIVDEVICGFGRTGKPFGFMNYGVKPDIITMAKGITSAYLPLSATAVKREIYEAFTGSNAYDYFRHVNTFGGSPVACAVALKNIEILQREMLFERSSKIGAATLQALQQALNNHPNIGDIRGKGLLIGIELVADKATKEPLPVSQVNAVIAACKEQGVIIGKNGATVAGFNNVLTLSPPLNIAQEDLTKIIEVVIENIHKI; from the coding sequence ATGGCTGACGTGAATCTTAAAAGTGATGTTTTAAAAAAGGATGAACAATATGTTTGGCATTCTATGAAACCCTATAATCCACAGGCTACTTATATAGTGGAAAAATCAGAAGGTGCAAGAATCAAGGATACAGATGGTGTTGAATATATTGATGCGATGGCAGGGCTTTGGTGTGTGAATGTTGGCTACGGGCGAAAGGAATTAGCGGATGCTGCACATGAGCAGATGATGAAAAATCCATATGCACCTTTATCGCAAGGCCATTTACCAGCAGTGGAGCTAGCTGAAAAGATTAATGAATTACTGGGCGGAGATTATGTCATCTTCTTCTCCAACAGTGGCTCAGAGGCAAATGAAACTGCTTTTAAAATTGCACGCCAGTATCATCAGCAAAAAGGGCAAAGCTCTCGTTATAAAATTATTTCTCGCTATCGTGCTTATCATGGAAATTCCTTTGGTGCATTAGCTGCAACTGGGCAAGCAGAGCGAAAATATAAATATGAGCCATTATCACCTGGATTTGTACATGTAGCTCCTCCAGATCAATATCGTGAGTATGAATGCGACACTGTTGCTCCAACAGATTTGGCAAGTGTTAGGGCTGTTGATAAAACAATGACATGGGAGCTTAGTGATACGATTGCTGCCATGATTTTAGAGCCAATCATTACAGGGGGCGGGGTTATTATGCCTCCAGAAAATTATTTAATGGGCATTGAGGAAGTTTGTAAAAAGCATGGAGCTTTAATGATTGTAGATGAAGTAATCTGTGGTTTTGGCCGAACAGGCAAGCCATTTGGATTTATGAATTATGGAGTAAAACCAGATATCATTACAATGGCAAAAGGAATAACAAGTGCTTATTTGCCCTTATCAGCAACAGCAGTAAAACGGGAAATTTATGAGGCATTTACCGGTTCTAACGCATATGATTACTTCCGTCACGTTAATACATTTGGCGGTTCACCTGTAGCCTGTGCTGTAGCATTAAAGAATATTGAAATTCTTCAGCGGGAAATGTTGTTTGAGAGATCTAGTAAGATAGGAGCGGCAACCCTCCAAGCACTTCAACAGGCATTAAATAATCATCCAAATATTGGGGATATTCGCGGCAAAGGTCTATTAATTGGAATCGAATTAGTGGCAGATAAAGCAACTAAGGAGCCATTACCAGTGAGTCAAGTAAATGCAGTGATAGCTGCATGTAAAGAGCAGGGTGTTATTATTGGTAAAAATGGAGCCACTGTTGCTGGGTTTAATAATGTTTTAACGTTATCCCCGCCACTGAATATTGCTCAAGAAGATTTAACGAAAATAATTGAAGTGGTCATAGAAAATATTCATAAAATTTAA
- a CDS encoding FtsW/RodA/SpoVE family cell cycle protein — protein MLQVKKLDRSLVICLLLLGVISCLFVHSSSSVFEQYSSSFIIKQSLYYLIGFVTMFVVATLDIEQLKKIGWPFYIIMVLLTFGLFIAPESIARTVNEAKRWYQIPILGSFQPSEFLKFAFLIVVSKVIVAHQEKYKHPSFLTDMRLLFIIAVITIPPTLAVYKEPDTGMTMLYMAMIIPMLFFSGIQKKLLIIFAAIPVSIMAVVVILYVKFNDFFTETVLSKLSGHQISRIYGWLQPYEYPDSSFQTRQGFLAIGSGEFTGKGYLQNNVYVVEKHTDFIFANIAEEIGFLGASFVIALLFFLIYRIVLVTVEAKDPFMTLMGAGIASLLAFQITQNIGMTIGLLPVTGMTLPFLSYGGSSLLSNFMLMGIVMIIYKSYSGYMFKAEE, from the coding sequence GTGTTACAGGTCAAAAAACTAGATAGAAGTTTAGTCATTTGCTTGCTGTTACTTGGTGTGATAAGTTGTCTCTTCGTCCACTCTAGCAGTTCGGTATTTGAACAATATTCTAGCTCTTTTATCATCAAGCAATCACTCTACTACCTTATCGGATTTGTAACGATGTTTGTGGTAGCTACACTTGATATAGAACAACTAAAGAAGATTGGCTGGCCCTTTTATATCATCATGGTGTTATTGACATTCGGATTATTTATTGCACCCGAGAGTATAGCTAGAACGGTCAACGAGGCAAAACGCTGGTATCAGATTCCAATATTAGGTTCATTTCAGCCATCAGAGTTTTTAAAGTTTGCGTTTTTAATCGTTGTCAGCAAAGTTATTGTTGCGCATCAGGAAAAATATAAGCATCCTTCCTTTTTAACAGATATGCGGCTCCTATTTATAATTGCTGTCATTACAATTCCGCCTACACTTGCTGTTTATAAGGAGCCTGACACAGGCATGACAATGCTTTATATGGCAATGATTATACCAATGCTTTTCTTTTCAGGTATTCAAAAAAAATTGCTCATAATCTTTGCTGCTATACCAGTATCGATTATGGCCGTTGTGGTTATTCTTTATGTAAAATTTAATGATTTTTTTACAGAAACGGTCCTAAGTAAATTATCTGGGCATCAGATTTCACGCATTTATGGCTGGCTGCAACCTTATGAATATCCAGATTCATCTTTTCAAACTAGACAGGGCTTTTTAGCAATAGGCTCAGGAGAATTTACAGGAAAGGGGTACTTGCAAAACAATGTTTATGTCGTAGAAAAGCATACAGATTTCATTTTTGCAAATATCGCTGAGGAAATAGGTTTCCTTGGAGCTTCATTCGTCATTGCTCTTTTATTCTTTTTGATTTATCGCATTGTCCTCGTTACAGTAGAGGCAAAGGATCCTTTTATGACGCTAATGGGAGCGGGCATTGCTAGTTTATTGGCCTTCCAAATTACGCAAAACATTGGTATGACAATTGGACTTTTACCCGTAACAGGTATGACTTTGCCATTTTTAAGCTATGGAGGAAGCTCACTCCTATCAAATTTCATGCTAATGGGTATTGTAATGATTATCTATAAATCTTATAGCGGTTACATGTTTAAAGCGGAGGAGTAG
- a CDS encoding methyl-accepting chemotaxis protein, with product MQFFRYIMVKDKLLVLMIVCVLSNVLLGIFSVDYLRKMSWQASESYTQGLVPMGWLNELEESQRQLDYLVDAAEPYQEMITILNSMEQPLNHLVSLEVDKKMDHQMKKYKTLLAQQMELIESYKQLNPKEQQQFYTLSFLSVSQQSHTLLEETQSYLVQRAKEQQLAYQKDVQFGYWLLGGVCLFVVLLVIFIGFIATKAVNVPTRQLKSLLKRAEQGDFTANASYVAHDELGEVVLSYNQMVNEVKTLLHTVTNSAHEVEEMTGKLQESSEQSSTTTHKIAKDVQSISASTAASSTKLASNTASLEEVLNGVQIILEKVQVVENFAHKTARDAESGTEIVQANLTQIQNIKQAVEKSNTAIFNLVERASTIDQMVEVIERITAQTNLLALNASIEAARAGEHGKGFAVVANEVRKLAEQTVQSTQTITSIVQNIHLDSSYAVQMMEGVLAATEKGVHVTGKTATSFNQILEKVHTIKPYIMEVSATVQEIANHTKKVSEDAVMLTTFSDTNAASTKHVATLTSDQLTAQQQFHNYIKELRKVSKVLQIAVKRFSI from the coding sequence ATGCAATTTTTTCGTTACATAATGGTGAAGGACAAGCTACTTGTACTAATGATCGTTTGTGTGCTTTCAAATGTACTGCTAGGAATTTTTAGTGTGGATTATCTAAGGAAAATGTCCTGGCAAGCAAGTGAGAGCTATACACAAGGACTAGTACCGATGGGTTGGTTAAACGAGCTAGAGGAATCACAACGACAATTAGATTATTTAGTGGATGCAGCAGAACCGTATCAAGAAATGATTACCATACTCAATAGCATGGAGCAGCCTTTAAATCATTTAGTGAGTCTAGAAGTCGATAAAAAGATGGATCATCAAATGAAGAAATACAAGACCTTACTTGCACAGCAGATGGAATTGATTGAAAGCTATAAGCAATTGAACCCAAAGGAACAACAGCAGTTTTATACATTGTCCTTTTTATCTGTAAGCCAGCAAAGCCATACACTATTAGAAGAAACTCAAAGCTATTTGGTGCAACGTGCTAAGGAACAGCAATTGGCCTACCAAAAGGATGTGCAATTTGGGTACTGGCTGCTTGGCGGGGTATGTTTATTTGTTGTATTGTTAGTTATTTTTATTGGCTTTATAGCTACAAAAGCTGTAAATGTACCAACTCGTCAATTGAAATCTTTATTAAAGCGTGCAGAGCAAGGCGATTTCACAGCAAATGCTAGCTATGTCGCACATGATGAACTAGGTGAGGTAGTGTTATCTTACAACCAAATGGTAAATGAGGTAAAAACGCTGCTTCATACCGTAACAAATAGCGCACATGAGGTGGAAGAAATGACTGGGAAACTCCAAGAATCGTCGGAACAGTCATCTACTACAACGCATAAAATAGCAAAGGATGTGCAGTCTATTTCAGCTTCAACAGCTGCCTCAAGTACAAAGTTGGCTTCCAATACAGCATCACTCGAAGAAGTACTGAATGGTGTACAAATTATTTTAGAAAAAGTACAGGTGGTAGAAAATTTTGCTCATAAAACTGCGCGTGATGCAGAAAGCGGCACAGAAATTGTACAAGCTAATTTAACGCAAATACAGAACATTAAGCAGGCGGTTGAAAAATCAAATACAGCCATCTTTAATTTAGTTGAAAGAGCCTCTACTATTGACCAAATGGTGGAAGTGATTGAAAGGATTACTGCACAAACAAATCTTCTAGCTCTAAATGCGTCAATTGAAGCTGCACGAGCAGGAGAGCATGGCAAAGGGTTTGCAGTAGTGGCAAATGAAGTTCGTAAGCTTGCAGAGCAGACGGTTCAATCAACACAAACGATTACATCCATTGTGCAGAATATCCATCTAGATTCAAGCTACGCTGTGCAAATGATGGAGGGTGTATTAGCTGCAACAGAGAAGGGTGTTCATGTAACGGGAAAAACGGCTACAAGCTTCAATCAAATCTTAGAAAAAGTACATACCATTAAGCCATATATTATGGAAGTATCGGCTACCGTTCAAGAGATTGCTAATCATACGAAAAAGGTTAGTGAGGATGCTGTGATGTTAACAACATTTTCTGATACAAATGCTGCCTCGACCAAGCATGTAGCTACACTAACTTCAGATCAATTAACCGCTCAGCAGCAATTCCATAATTATATAAAAGAGTTGCGGAAAGTATCAAAAGTTTTACAAATTGCCGTGAAGCGATTTTCAATATAA
- a CDS encoding L-threonine 3-dehydrogenase → MKKIIVTGALGQIGSELVEKLRSIYGEDNILATDIRKLEHTKGPFEILDVTDGQRMHDLAKDFGADTMMHLAALLSATAERNPLLAWNLNMGGLMNALEVSRELNLQFFTPSSIGAFGPSTPKDNTPQDTLQRPTTMYGVNKVAGELLCDYYYNRFGVDTRGVRFPGLISYVTPPGGGTTDYAVEIFYEAIEQGKYTSYIQKGTYMDMMYMPDALQAIIDLMEADSKSLIHRNAFNITAMSFEPAQLATEIKKHLPHFRMDYNVDPVRQAIADSWPNSLNIEAAQKEWSFKAEYDLAKMTVDMLEKLKIKLQTKAIS, encoded by the coding sequence ATGAAAAAGATAATTGTTACTGGAGCACTTGGTCAAATAGGTTCTGAGCTTGTAGAAAAACTTCGGAGTATTTATGGAGAGGACAATATCCTTGCTACAGATATTAGAAAGCTAGAACATACTAAGGGCCCATTTGAAATATTGGACGTGACAGATGGACAAAGAATGCACGATTTAGCAAAAGATTTTGGTGCAGACACAATGATGCATTTAGCAGCATTATTATCTGCAACTGCTGAAAGAAATCCATTGCTAGCATGGAATTTAAATATGGGTGGCTTAATGAATGCATTAGAGGTTTCACGCGAGTTAAATTTACAATTTTTTACACCGAGCTCAATAGGTGCATTTGGTCCATCAACACCGAAGGACAATACGCCACAGGATACGTTACAGCGACCTACAACGATGTATGGTGTGAACAAAGTAGCTGGTGAACTTCTATGTGATTATTATTACAATCGCTTTGGTGTAGATACACGTGGTGTGCGATTCCCGGGATTAATTTCGTATGTAACGCCTCCAGGAGGTGGTACAACAGACTATGCTGTTGAGATTTTCTATGAAGCGATTGAACAAGGCAAGTACACTTCCTATATTCAAAAAGGCACCTATATGGATATGATGTATATGCCAGATGCTTTACAGGCAATTATTGATTTAATGGAAGCTGATAGCAAAAGCTTGATTCATCGCAATGCCTTTAATATTACAGCAATGAGCTTTGAGCCAGCCCAACTTGCAACTGAAATTAAGAAGCATTTACCGCATTTCCGTATGGATTATAATGTAGATCCAGTACGTCAAGCGATTGCAGATAGCTGGCCAAATTCTTTAAATATAGAAGCTGCACAGAAAGAATGGAGCTTTAAAGCGGAGTATGACTTAGCAAAAATGACAGTTGATATGCTAGAAAAATTAAAAATCAAGTTGCAAACAAAAGCAATCTCGTAA
- a CDS encoding long-chain fatty acid--CoA ligase, translating into MMQTPLVLTNFFKRAESYFARKMIVSRTGPEKIHRLTYGEWAKRTRRLADALTKLGMKRGMKIGSFAWNQHRHLEAYFAVPCSGAVLHMVNIRLSEEHLIYIINHAEDEILMIDQDLVPIIENIAPELKTVKHFIIMTDEDVLPETTLPNALSYEELLAAADENYQFPEDLAEDSPAGMCYTSATTGNPKGVVYSHRGLVLHSIMLSMSDSMGIAERDVVMPIVPMFHANAWGLPFASVNVGATQVLPGPHFTSALILDLVEQEKVTLTAGVPTIWIGALQEQEKRERNIRSLRAICCGGSASPTRLIRTFEETYGIPYIVVYGMTETTPIVALSNYMSWMEEWPIDKRIESRAMQGMTMAGIESSIVNDNGEVPWDGETMGELRLRGPWISHEYYRDERTADAYRDGWLYTGDIAVRTEDGFIKITDRTKDLIKSGGEWISSVDLENALMTHDAILEAAVIAIPHAKWQERPLACVVLKEGKSATEEELLAFLESHFAKWWVPDDVVFLEEIPKTSVGKFLKAKLRDNVAEIYPKLSTLV; encoded by the coding sequence ATGATGCAAACGCCATTAGTGTTAACAAATTTTTTTAAGCGAGCAGAAAGTTATTTTGCTAGAAAGATGATAGTTTCTCGGACAGGTCCAGAAAAAATTCACCGCTTAACATACGGAGAGTGGGCTAAAAGAACACGCCGTTTAGCAGATGCACTAACAAAGCTGGGAATGAAAAGAGGAATGAAAATTGGGTCCTTTGCATGGAATCAGCATCGCCATTTAGAGGCATATTTTGCAGTACCATGTTCAGGTGCGGTTTTACATATGGTGAATATTCGACTCTCAGAAGAGCATTTAATTTATATTATTAATCATGCAGAAGATGAGATTTTAATGATTGATCAGGATCTTGTACCAATCATTGAAAACATTGCGCCAGAGCTTAAGACAGTGAAACATTTTATTATTATGACAGATGAGGACGTTTTACCTGAAACGACATTACCAAATGCATTATCCTATGAGGAGCTATTAGCAGCCGCCGATGAAAATTACCAATTCCCAGAGGATTTAGCTGAGGATTCGCCTGCTGGTATGTGCTATACAAGTGCGACAACTGGAAATCCAAAGGGGGTTGTTTATTCCCATAGGGGTTTAGTATTACACAGTATAATGTTGAGTATGTCTGATTCCATGGGGATTGCCGAGCGAGATGTTGTAATGCCTATAGTACCGATGTTTCATGCAAATGCATGGGGTCTACCTTTTGCAAGTGTTAATGTCGGCGCAACACAAGTATTACCAGGTCCGCATTTTACATCAGCCTTAATTTTAGATTTAGTGGAGCAGGAAAAAGTCACACTAACAGCTGGTGTTCCAACCATTTGGATTGGGGCATTACAGGAGCAGGAGAAGCGCGAACGGAATATTCGTTCATTACGTGCAATCTGTTGTGGTGGCTCAGCTTCACCAACTCGACTAATTCGTACTTTTGAAGAAACCTATGGTATACCATATATTGTTGTGTATGGCATGACAGAAACAACACCAATCGTAGCATTATCGAATTATATGTCTTGGATGGAAGAATGGCCAATTGACAAGCGAATTGAATCACGAGCTATGCAGGGAATGACAATGGCAGGCATTGAATCCAGTATCGTGAATGACAATGGAGAGGTACCATGGGATGGAGAGACGATGGGTGAGCTCCGCTTACGTGGTCCATGGATTTCCCATGAATATTATCGTGATGAACGTACGGCTGATGCCTATCGAGACGGCTGGCTATACACAGGAGACATTGCTGTACGAACAGAAGATGGCTTTATTAAAATAACAGATCGTACAAAGGATTTAATCAAATCGGGTGGGGAATGGATTTCCTCAGTGGATTTAGAAAACGCGTTAATGACTCATGATGCCATTTTAGAGGCGGCAGTTATAGCAATTCCGCATGCCAAGTGGCAAGAACGACCTTTAGCTTGTGTTGTGTTGAAGGAAGGAAAGTCTGCAACAGAAGAGGAGCTACTGGCATTTTTAGAAAGCCATTTTGCAAAATGGTGGGTTCCAGATGACGTTGTATTTTTAGAGGAAATTCCAAAGACGTCTGTTGGGAAATTCCTAAAAGCCAAACTAAGGGATAATGTAGCAGAAATTTATCCGAAATTAAGTACACTTGTATAA
- the trpB gene encoding tryptophan synthase subunit beta, with translation MGKVAEKNGYFGEFGGSFVPEELQNVLNILDENFQKFKDDEDFKNELDYYFREYVGRKSPLYFAENLTKQLGGAKIYLKREDLNHTGSHKINNVLGQILLAKRMGANRVIAETGAGQHGVATATACAMFGMDCTIYMGLEDTKRQALNVFRMELLGAKVVAVDKGQGRLKDAVDEAFADLVENYETTFYLLGSAVGPHPFPSMVKHFQSVISRESREQILEKEGKLPTAVLACVGGGSNAIGAFAEYISDEDVRLIGIEPDKAATLTEGTPGDLHGFRCLVLQDAEGNPLPTYSIAAGLDYPGVGPEHSYLKTIGRGEYVTVTNEEVLEAFQVLSKVEGIIPALESSHAVAHALKLAPTLAPDESIIINISGRGDKDVEQVFQMLNK, from the coding sequence ATGGGTAAAGTAGCAGAGAAAAATGGGTATTTCGGTGAATTTGGCGGTAGCTTTGTTCCTGAAGAACTTCAAAATGTATTGAATATTTTAGATGAAAACTTCCAGAAATTCAAAGACGATGAAGACTTTAAAAATGAGCTAGATTATTATTTCCGTGAATATGTTGGGCGTAAATCTCCACTTTATTTTGCAGAAAATTTAACAAAGCAATTAGGTGGCGCAAAAATTTATTTAAAGCGCGAGGATCTCAACCATACAGGTTCACATAAAATTAATAACGTTTTAGGACAGATTTTACTAGCAAAACGTATGGGTGCTAATCGCGTTATTGCTGAAACGGGTGCTGGACAACATGGCGTAGCAACAGCGACTGCTTGTGCAATGTTTGGTATGGATTGCACAATCTATATGGGCTTAGAGGATACCAAACGCCAAGCATTGAATGTGTTTCGTATGGAGCTTCTTGGTGCAAAGGTTGTCGCTGTTGATAAGGGACAAGGACGACTAAAAGATGCAGTTGATGAGGCATTCGCTGACTTAGTAGAAAACTATGAAACTACTTTCTACTTACTAGGTTCGGCAGTAGGACCACATCCATTCCCATCCATGGTGAAACATTTTCAATCGGTTATTAGTCGTGAAAGCCGTGAACAAATTTTAGAAAAAGAAGGAAAGCTACCAACAGCTGTACTTGCCTGTGTAGGTGGTGGTAGTAATGCCATTGGTGCGTTTGCAGAGTATATTTCAGATGAGGATGTGCGTCTCATTGGTATTGAGCCCGATAAGGCTGCCACATTGACTGAAGGGACTCCAGGGGATTTGCACGGTTTTAGATGTTTAGTATTGCAGGATGCAGAAGGTAATCCACTGCCAACATATTCGATTGCCGCTGGATTAGATTATCCTGGAGTAGGCCCTGAGCATAGCTACTTAAAAACAATTGGCCGTGGTGAATATGTTACTGTGACAAACGAGGAAGTGCTTGAAGCATTTCAGGTGCTATCTAAGGTTGAGGGGATTATTCCAGCACTTGAAAGCTCTCATGCTGTGGCACATGCCCTAAAATTAGCACCAACTCTAGCACCTGACGAAAGTATTATTATTAATATCTCAGGTCGTGGCGATAAGGACGTAGAGCAAGTATTCCAAATGCTGAATAAATAA
- a CDS encoding QueT transporter family protein — MKIKFLAASGIIAALYIAVTLLVAPFGFTEVQFRVSEIFNHLVAFNPRFAVGIILGVFISNLFSPLGIYDLLFGVGHSMITLGLFILICKLVKNIWARLIINTFLFTCTMFIIAFELNLALELPFFWTWLTVAAGEFVVLAVGAPIMYILNKRLNFNHLI; from the coding sequence GCAGCACTTTATATTGCTGTTACATTACTAGTCGCACCATTCGGCTTTACAGAGGTCCAGTTCCGCGTATCGGAAATTTTTAATCATCTTGTGGCCTTTAATCCACGCTTTGCCGTTGGGATTATTCTTGGGGTATTTATCTCCAATCTTTTTTCACCATTAGGCATATATGATTTATTATTTGGTGTAGGGCACTCCATGATTACTCTGGGACTGTTTATTTTAATCTGTAAATTGGTTAAAAATATTTGGGCACGTTTAATCATCAATACATTTTTATTTACATGCACAATGTTCATCATCGCCTTTGAATTGAACTTAGCTTTAGAATTACCGTTCTTCTGGACATGGTTAACTGTTGCTGCTGGTGAATTTGTTGTTTTAGCAGTTGGTGCACCGATTATGTATATATTGAATAAACGTTTAAACTTTAATCATTTAATTTAA